DNA from Stigmatella erecta:
GCAGCCGCCGGGGATGCTCCCGGAACAGCTGGACGAAAGCCCGCTCTCCTACCTGCCCCCGGAGCTCCGCCATCGCCCGCCCCACCCAGTCCCGCGCCCCCGTGGGGGCATGTAGGTCTGTCGCGGCGAGCGTGTACAGCCCCTCGTCCAGGAAGGCCCGGGCCTGCTTCTTCGCCGGCCCCCCGTAGCGGCCCATGAGCGCCCCCACATCCATCTGAAGCAGGGCCCCGGCCCGGACGGCCTCGGCCGCGCGGCCCTTTCGCGCGAACTCCTGGCACCGCTCGGGGTGGGCGATGACGGGCCGCACCCCCTTGAGGCGGATGCGGAACAGGATGTCCAGCAGGGCCGGGACCGGCGCCGTGTAGGGCAGCTCCACCAGCACGTAGGGGCCCGCCCCCAGCATCCGGGCCTCGGGCGTCCCCAGCCCCTTCAGGAAGGCGTCATCGAGCACGTTCTCCGCGTTGCGGCCCAGCGTTAGCGCGATGCCCTCGCGCTCCAGCGCCGCGCCCACTTCCGCCAGGCGCGTCTCGACGACATCCCGGGGAGCGTACTCGGGCCGGGCGTGCGGGCTGGGCGCCACGGTGGAGAACCCCAGGTCCACCAGCGCCCGCGCCATCTCCAGGCTGGCCTCCAGCGTCTTCGCGCCGTCATCCACCCCCGGCAACAGGTGGCAGTGCAGGTCGACCCACCCGCTCACGCGTCGCCGCCCCGCTCGGGATAGCCCGGCGGCAGCTCGTCCTCCTGCTCGTCCACCTGGCGATCCGGCACCCGGTATTCCTCGCCCAGCCAGCGGCCCAGGTCCACGGCCCGGCACCGTCGGGAGCAGAACGGATAGGAGGGATTTTCCGCCCGGGGGGCGGAGGGCTTCTGGCAGATGGGGCAGGCAGGACGCGACATGATGGACTCCCAGGCTTCATAAGCCGTGAGGCTCTCCCGGGCCAGGGAGTTCGGTATCCCCACTGGAGAGCAACCAGGCTTCTCGCCGAGGTGTCCCATGCACGTGTTCCGAACCACCGGCGCAGGCGGTCCCGAGGTCCTCTCCTTCGAGGAACGGCCGGACCTCACCCCCGGCCCCTCCGAGCTGCTCATCCGGGTGCGCGCCACCGCGCTCAACCGGGCCGATCTGCTCCAGCTCAAGGGCCACTATCCGCCCCCCCCGGGCGCCCCCCCGGACATCCCCGGCCTGGAGTACGCCGGCGAGGTGGTGGCCGTGGGCTCCCGGGTGCGCCGCTTCCAGCCAGGCGCCCGCGTCATGGGGCTGGTGGCGGGCGGGGCCTGGGCCGAGCAGCTCACCGTCCATGAGCGCGAGGCCATTCCCCTGCCCGAGGGCCTGGACTTCACGGACGCGGCGGCCCTCCCCGAGGTCTACCTCACGGCATTCGATGCCCTGGTGCTCCAGGGCGGCCTGCGCCCCGGGGAGACGGTGCTCGTCCACGCCGTGGCCAGCGGCGTGGGGTCCGCGGCCGCCCTTCTGTGCCGGGCCATGGGGGCCCGCGTGGTGGGCACGGGGCGCAACGCCTCGAAGCTGGAGCGTGCCCGGGAGTGGGGCGTGGAGCGCACCGTCCACGTCCCGGGCTCCCCGCCCCGCTTCGCCCAGGCCGTCCGGGAGGCCACCGGTGGTGCCGGGGCCGACCTGGCGCTGGATCTCGTCGGGGGCGACTACGTCCCGGAGACCCTGGAGGCGCTGGCCTACCAGGGCCGGGCCATGCTCGTGGGGCTCGTGGCGGGCAACCAGGCACAGGTGAACCTCGGGCTCCTCCTCTCCAAGCGCCTGCGGATGACTGGCACCACGCTGCGCAGCCGCCCCCTGGAGGAGAAGATCGCCGTGGCCCAGGCCGCCGAGCGGCACCTGCTCCCGCTGTTCCGCTCCGGGGCGCTCAAGCCCGTCATCGACGCCGTGGTGCCCATCCAGGACATCCGGCAGGCGCTCCAGCGGCTGGCGGGCAATGAAACCGTCGGAAAGGTCGTCCTTCGCTGGGGGTGAGAGTTGCGAAGCGGGGCCAGGCCTTTATCCTGCGCCGCGCCATGGCTACCCACTTCGATCCCGGCGCCGCCGCCGGCGCTGACTCCGGCATCTTCGGCCTTCCCCACGCTCCCGAGGAGGCCCACGTCGTCCTCGTCCCCGTCCCCTTCGAGGCCACCACCAGCTACGGCGGTGGCACCTCGGAAGGGCCCGCCGCCGTGCTCCAGGCCAGCCGCCAGGTGGACCTCTTCGATGTGGAGACCGGCCGCCCCTATGAGCGCGGCATCGCCCTGCTCCCCGAGTCCGAGGAGCTGCGCGCCTGGAACACCCGCGCCAAGGAGCGCGCCCAGGTGGTCATCGAGGCCGGGGGCGTGAACCCCTCCCAGCCGGAGCTCCAGGCCGCCGCCGATGAAGTCAACCAGCTCTGCGAGAAGATGAACGACACCGTCTATCGCGCCACGAAGCACTGGCTCGGCCAGGGCAAGCGCGTGGGGGCCGTCGGCGGGGACCACTCCATCTCCTACGGCATCATCCAGGCCCACGCCGAGAAGTACCCGGGCATGGGCGTGCTCCACCTCGACGCGCACGCGGACCTGCGCAACGCCTACGAGGGCTTCACCTGGTCCCACGCCTCCATCATGTACAACGTGGTGAAGCGCATCCCGGGCGTGAAGTCGCTCGTCCAGGTCTCCGTCCGCGACATGAGCGAGGAGGAGAACCAGGTCATCCAGGACTCCCAGGGCCGCATCCGCTCCTACTTCGATGCCACGCTCCAGCAGCGGCGCTTCGATGGCGTGCCCTGGAACCGGCAGGTGGACGAGATCATCTCCCACCTGCCCGAGCACGTGTACCTCTCCTTCGACATCGACGGCCTGGATCCGGTGCTCTGCCCTCACACGGGCACGCCGGTGCCCGGCGGCCTGTCCTTCCCGGAGGCCATCGCCCTGCTCTCCGGCGTGGTCCGCTCGGGGCGCACCATCGTCGGGTTCGATCTCACCGAGGTGGCCCCGGATCCCGAGGGCGGCGAGTGGGACGGCAACGTGGGCGCGCGGCTGCTCTACAAGATGATCGGCTGGATGCTGAAGTCCCAGCGCGCCTGACTCAGTCCCTCGGCAAGAGCAGGCTGAAGGTGACCCCCTGGCCGGGATGGGACTCGACGGACAGCGCGCCGCCATGCAGGCGCGCCAGCTCCGAGGCGATGTACAGCCCCAGCCCCTCGCCCTCCTGGCGCGCCGGGCCCTCGTCCCGCACCCGCACGGACGCCACGGTGTTGGACACGCTCAGCTCCACGCGGACCTCGCCCTGCCCCGCCCTCCGCTGGAGGGCGTTGGCCAGCAGCGCGTCGAACACCTGGTGGATGCGCTCGGGATCATAGCGCACCACCACGGGCTCCCCGGGCACGGTGAGGCGCATGGGCAGGTCCGGCCGCTCCGCCTGGCAGGCCTCCACCGCGAGCCGCAGGCACGGCGTCAGGTCCACCGGCACCCGCTGCAACATGATGTGGCCCGAGGCCAGGCGCGCCGCGTCCTGGAAGTTCCGGCCGGCGAACTCCAGCGTGCGCAGCTGCGCGCCCAGCGTGTCCAGCGCCTGCCGGTCCACCTGGGGCGCCCCGTTCAGCCGCTGCAGCTGCTCGCGCGCCACCGCCAGCGGGCCCTGGAGCGTCTGCGACACCCAGTGGCTCAGCTGTTCCACGGGCAGGGCTTCCGCCCCCGCCGGGGGCGGCGGCACCTGGGCCAGGGACCGGCGGATGAGCGCCTCGAAGTCGTTGATCTCGAAGGGCTTGTGGAGAAACGCGGAGGCTTCGGGCGCTCCTTGCGGGAGCACCCCGCTCAGCAGGATGACCGGCACGCTCTTGAGGACGTCATCCCCGCGCAGCCGCCGGCACAGCTCCAGCCCGCTCAGCCGCGGCATGACATGGTCCGTCACCACCAGATGGGGTCTGCGGATCCTCGCCAGCCCGAAGGCTTCCTCCCCGTCCCGGGCGCACAACACGTCATGGCCCAGGTCCTCCACCACGTGACTGAGGACTTCCAACACCGCCGGCTCATCGTCCGCAACCAGGACGAGACTCATTCGACAACTCCTCGCTCCCCCAGCGCGGGCACCCACAACCCGCTGCTCCGGACGAATTCTTGATCTATTCGAGCGTTGCGCTTCGCATCCAGGGGGGGGCCGGGAATGCTGGCCGGTTCTCGACAGTCCAGCCGTCGTTCGCGAGACACGGCAGTGTGCACGGAGGTACGGAATGAGAGTCGTGGGTAAGGGGTGGTGGTTGATGGCCGCGGTGCTGGTGGCCTCGGGCGCCCAGGCCGACATGGGCCGCCGCCGGGATGCCATCGTCGAAGTGGTGCAGAAGGCCTCCCCGGCGGTCGTCTACATCGGCACCGAACAGGAGGTGGAGTCGCGCTTCCGCGGGGGCCAGCGCTCCGCGCTGGAGGACTTCTTCAGCGGACGTGAGGAGCGGCGGCGCATCCAGGGCCTGGGCACCGGCGTCATCGTCGATGCGGCGGGCATCATCATCACCAACGAGCACGTCATCCGCGGGGCCTCCGCCATCCACGTCGTCCTGGAGGATGGGCGGACGCTGGATGCCGAGGTGCTCGGCAGCGACGCGGGCAATGATCTCGCGGTGCTCAAGGTGACGGCGCGCGAGCCGCTGCCCACCGCGAAGCTGGGCACGAGCTCGGACCTGATGATCGGCGAGACGGTCATCGCCATCGGCAGCCCCTTCGGCCTGTCCAAGACGGTGACCGCCGGCGTGGTGTCCGCCACCGGCCGCACCTTCCGCGCCGAGGATGGGCGCGTCTACAACGACTTCGTCCAGACGGATGCAGCCATCAACCCGGGCAACTCCGGCGGGCCGCTGCTCAACGTGGACGCGGAGATCATCGGCATCAACACCGCCATCTTCGCCAGCGCCCAGGGCATCGGCTTCGCCATCCCCGCGGACAAGGTGCGGCGCATCGTCGAGGAGCTCACCCGCTTCGGAAAGGTGCGCCCCGCGTGGGTGGGAATCGAGACCGTGGACTTGCCCCCCCAGCTGGCGGCCCAGCTCGGATGGGACCGGACCTATGGCGCGCTGGTGGCCTCCGTCGAGCCTGGCAGCCCAGCGGAGCAGGCAGGCGTGAAGCGGGGGGACGTGGTGGCCGAGATGGGCGGCTCGCGCATCGCGGACGCGGAGGATTTCGACACCCGCGTGCGGGGGTATCCGGCGCGCTCCAGCTTTGGGCTGACACTGTTCCGCGAACGCGGCACGCGCAGCGTTCAAGTCACCCCCGTGGAGTTCCCCTCCCGCCTCGTGGAAACGCTCGCTTGGGAGCGCTTGGGACTGCGCATGAAAGAGGTGCGCGGCGTGCTCGCGATCGCGGCCTTGCGGCCGGGCTCCACGGCCCAAGAAATCGGCCTGGAACCGGGCGATGTCATCCTGCGAGTGAATAATCAGCCGGTCGTCAGCTTGGATGCTTTCAGGGAAGCACTGCTCAACGCGCGACGGGGCCGTAGCGTGTTGTTGCTCGTGCGCCGGGGAAGGTATGGCTACCACGTCACCCTCCCTTTCCAGGGCCAACGCCTTTAGCATGTGCCTCACATGAGCCAGGTTCGCTATCAATCTCTCGGGCCGTTGCTGTCAGGAGAAGGCTCCCGGGCCTTCCTGGGTCTCGCGCTCGAGCCAGGTGTTTCACCTCGCCCCGTGGTGCTCATCTGGGCGCCGCAAGACATCGCTCAGGATCCGGAGCTGACCGCGAGGCTCCGGCGCGAAACCCAGCGCGCGGTCGTCTTTGATCATCCGCACATCCTGCGGGTGCATGGCCTGGTGACGCTGGAGCAGGGGCTGGCGCGCATCACCGAGTACGCGGACGGAGAGACACTGCGGCGGGTGATGGAAGTCACCCCGCGCGTTCCTCCCCCGCTGGCCGCGCGGCTGGTGGCGGACGCCGCGCTGGGCGTTCACTACGCGCACATGGCGGGCAATGACGATGGCTCGCCGCTCGTGCACGGCGACCTGCGGCCCGAGACGCTGATCATCTCGTTCCAGGGCATGTGCAAGGTGACGGGCTATGGGGCCCTCAGCGTCGCGCCACGCGAGCGCGGGGGCCGCCGCGTCCGCAACCGGCGCAAGTACAGCGCCCCCGAGCAGCTCCTCGGCGGACGCGAGGCCGTCAACATCCAGACGGATGTCTTCCTGCTGGGCCTCACCCTCTACGAGTGCCTCACCGGCAAGGTGCCCTTCAAGGACGCGAAGGACGCGGACACGGCCACCCTCACCGAGGCCCTGCCGTCCCTGCCCCCGC
Protein-coding regions in this window:
- a CDS encoding tyrosine-protein phosphatase → MSGWVDLHCHLLPGVDDGAKTLEASLEMARALVDLGFSTVAPSPHARPEYAPRDVVETRLAEVGAALEREGIALTLGRNAENVLDDAFLKGLGTPEARMLGAGPYVLVELPYTAPVPALLDILFRIRLKGVRPVIAHPERCQEFARKGRAAEAVRAGALLQMDVGALMGRYGGPAKKQARAFLDEGLYTLAATDLHAPTGARDWVGRAMAELRGQVGERAFVQLFREHPRRLLLGEPLESMEE
- a CDS encoding DNA gyrase inhibitor YacG, whose product is MSRPACPICQKPSAPRAENPSYPFCSRRCRAVDLGRWLGEEYRVPDRQVDEQEDELPPGYPERGGDA
- a CDS encoding NAD(P)H-quinone oxidoreductase; this translates as MHVFRTTGAGGPEVLSFEERPDLTPGPSELLIRVRATALNRADLLQLKGHYPPPPGAPPDIPGLEYAGEVVAVGSRVRRFQPGARVMGLVAGGAWAEQLTVHEREAIPLPEGLDFTDAAALPEVYLTAFDALVLQGGLRPGETVLVHAVASGVGSAAALLCRAMGARVVGTGRNASKLERAREWGVERTVHVPGSPPRFAQAVREATGGAGADLALDLVGGDYVPETLEALAYQGRAMLVGLVAGNQAQVNLGLLLSKRLRMTGTTLRSRPLEEKIAVAQAAERHLLPLFRSGALKPVIDAVVPIQDIRQALQRLAGNETVGKVVLRWG
- a CDS encoding agmatinase family protein, whose amino-acid sequence is MATHFDPGAAAGADSGIFGLPHAPEEAHVVLVPVPFEATTSYGGGTSEGPAAVLQASRQVDLFDVETGRPYERGIALLPESEELRAWNTRAKERAQVVIEAGGVNPSQPELQAAADEVNQLCEKMNDTVYRATKHWLGQGKRVGAVGGDHSISYGIIQAHAEKYPGMGVLHLDAHADLRNAYEGFTWSHASIMYNVVKRIPGVKSLVQVSVRDMSEEENQVIQDSQGRIRSYFDATLQQRRFDGVPWNRQVDEIISHLPEHVYLSFDIDGLDPVLCPHTGTPVPGGLSFPEAIALLSGVVRSGRTIVGFDLTEVAPDPEGGEWDGNVGARLLYKMIGWMLKSQRA
- a CDS encoding ATP-binding response regulator, with the protein product MSLVLVADDEPAVLEVLSHVVEDLGHDVLCARDGEEAFGLARIRRPHLVVTDHVMPRLSGLELCRRLRGDDVLKSVPVILLSGVLPQGAPEASAFLHKPFEINDFEALIRRSLAQVPPPPAGAEALPVEQLSHWVSQTLQGPLAVAREQLQRLNGAPQVDRQALDTLGAQLRTLEFAGRNFQDAARLASGHIMLQRVPVDLTPCLRLAVEACQAERPDLPMRLTVPGEPVVVRYDPERIHQVFDALLANALQRRAGQGEVRVELSVSNTVASVRVRDEGPARQEGEGLGLYIASELARLHGGALSVESHPGQGVTFSLLLPRD
- a CDS encoding trypsin-like peptidase domain-containing protein: MRVVGKGWWLMAAVLVASGAQADMGRRRDAIVEVVQKASPAVVYIGTEQEVESRFRGGQRSALEDFFSGREERRRIQGLGTGVIVDAAGIIITNEHVIRGASAIHVVLEDGRTLDAEVLGSDAGNDLAVLKVTAREPLPTAKLGTSSDLMIGETVIAIGSPFGLSKTVTAGVVSATGRTFRAEDGRVYNDFVQTDAAINPGNSGGPLLNVDAEIIGINTAIFASAQGIGFAIPADKVRRIVEELTRFGKVRPAWVGIETVDLPPQLAAQLGWDRTYGALVASVEPGSPAEQAGVKRGDVVAEMGGSRIADAEDFDTRVRGYPARSSFGLTLFRERGTRSVQVTPVEFPSRLVETLAWERLGLRMKEVRGVLAIAALRPGSTAQEIGLEPGDVILRVNNQPVVSLDAFREALLNARRGRSVLLLVRRGRYGYHVTLPFQGQRL